The window AATTAGAAGGCAGGACCATTGTCTTGGGCTAAAGTCCCATGCATTTGTGCAATTTCTAATCTTTTCTGAACCTTGAATAACCATAGAAGAATatggcacaagaacaggcccttcgacctacaatgctgtgccgaaacgattaaaaaaaaagtaaatcaaaaaccccAAATTCAAATGCCTCCTATCTACAcaatccctccatctttctcataATTATGTGcccaatagaacatagaacaactgcaagcagagaaaaataaaattaattgatGGCATGATTTTATTATTCATAGCTCTGATTAACTGGTGATTAGATCTGGCTTCGTAGATGAGGATGTGCACAGTGCCAAACTATTCCATATCAGGTTAACTGCACATAGCAGAAAACATCAGGGGTACATGTACTCCTGCTTGAGAGGGGAGTCAATTCTGCTAAATAAAGCCAATTTACAGGTTTTACAGATTCATCTGCAGTGGCTCTTCCTCATCCTGCGAAGGGAGCATGTGCTGCACTTACCTGGGAATCAGGACTGCCCCCTTGGGAGGGAAAAAACATGTTTTATTTTGGGGGGTGGAGAGAAGAAGTTGTAATGGTGACAACATCATGACCTGTGGTTACTTCCACAGATCCCACCAGTGCTGTTCCCTTGTCCCGGAAGATATATTTGATGACCCAGCTAAAACTGGTGAAACTCATACTGGGTAAGCTGAGGGCAAGTTTAAACTGAGACTGCGATTTTCTATTTAATTTTTTCAAGTTCAGGCTGGTTGAGTATTATCATTGGAGAAAAAAATGGTTTCTAGTTTAAGGTGCTGCATCTTCACTTCAACTTTTATGTTTTACTATAATAGGCATGTAAAATGCTTCCAGCAGCATCTCCTTTAGATCTTTTTGTACAATAAGATGCTGCTTGTTCAGCTTGAAACAGTTTTTATTCAATCATCTTTTTGGAACATCTGAATACTTGCTGTTGTTTATTAAGATCTTCCTAGCAAATTACATGGGAATAATTTTGTAACCTCCAGCACTTTCTTTTAGTCTGCAGGGTGTCCCAGTTGCATACAACAAGATCAGATTAATTGGTGAGTTAGGTGACATCTTTGATGACCAAGGATATATACATGTCAACATTGAAGCTGATTTTGTTATCTTCAGGCCCAACATTGGACAAAAGCTGGTGGTAAGTTCTAGTGTATTGAGAAAAGCTTTAGAAGGAAAAAATGTAGAGAAAAAGAATATTTAAAAACGGTGTGGATAAAAGAATGTTAGAAATGGACAAATGTGTAGGTCTTGAGAAAGTAGATGTTGAGAACAGAGTGGAAAATTAGTTAATGCTGAAGAAGTCACGAGGATAtggtaggaggtgatagcaaTGGGAATAAGGTTTTAGCTACTGAGAGGCTGTAGCTGGCATTGTTATGGTATAAATAGGTTTATGTCACTGGATCCCCAGCCTGGAGTTGAAAACAATGTGAGTATTGTGAATATTCTTGTTTTATCTGAGAGATTCGATGGGGAACAGAGTGGAATTGGTGGCAATGTTATGGAGTTTGCAGTAGGGTCCAAGGGAAGTTTCTTAAGTGGAAATTGGAATTAATCTGCAATTGAATTTTGATGAAGTTTGTCAATGCGAATGCACTTGTCTTGGAATAGTCTGAAGCAAAACAAAAAAGGAAACGATAAATTGCTGTGCGATCAGGGAAACCACCCCTTTTCACCAGATAGGCTAGACCAGTGTCAAACTTAATGTTTCAGAAGCTGCTTAAAGTCACACACTACTTCACTTATCCCTGTATAATGGGGTTTGCAGTACATTAATCTGACTTTTGAATTTCAAGATAAGGTATTGTAgttgtcatctgtaaacttttaaCATCCACAGCAACAAAGGATTAATTGTCCATCAAACTTTTGCAGggcatggtgaataaagttgctcCAAGTCATATTGGCTGCCTGGTGCATGGGTGTTTTAATGCTTCCATTCCCAAGCCACATCATGCAAATGGAGTCTGGCCAGGCTTTGAAGTAACAGTGGGAGATACTCTGGAGTTTGAAGTTGTGCAACTGGATGCTGATGCTGCTGGCGTACTGTGCATTCGAGGGCGGTTGGATAAAAGGTAACTgcctggaaaaatgggcaaatgaCAATTCTGTACTAATAGATTTAAATTTTGACTTGAGTTTCAATCCAAATCAGGATCTTTTAACTTGGGTTAATCACTGAGTTTGAAAGTTCTTTGCATGACAAGTTAGTTGGCTTATTTTTCTTTTCAGTGATAATTATGTAATatggaaacaagtccttcagTTAAACGTCCATGCCAACTAGCCttttgagctagtcccatttgcttacTTTGGTTGtatccttctaaatctttcctatccatgaatcTTTCCAGATGACTTTTAAACATTATAATTGTCCACGTCTACCACTTCCTTTGACAGCTTATTCCATCTACTGACCACCTACCATGTGAGGAAAAACCTATGTCCCTCTTGTGTTCAATGAatatcctctagttttagactcccctatccATCCTCCTTATGTGTCCCTCATAatgttataaacctctatcatcgTCTCTCAGCCTCCAAGCAGGGGAAAATGTCCCAGCCTATCTAGTCTTTCTTCAAGTCCTGTAGTTCCAGCAACACTTTTGTGAACCTTTTCTGTACCCTCTAGATAAACCACATGCAGAATTGCTCAcactgttctgtgttgtttctcaCTGAagtcttgtacagctgtaacatgctGTCCCCACTCTTGCATTCAGTCCCCTGTCTGATAAAGGCAAGTACTTGTGCGTTGTGCCGCCTTCACCACCTGACTGAGTTGCCTCTTTCAAGAAACTATGTATGTGTTGTCTCTGTTCAACAGCAGACCCAACCATTTACAGTGTATGTCTGTCCTCATCTAACTTCCCAAAATCCAGAATTTTGCACTTGCCCAAATTAAATTCCATCCACTGTTCCTTGGCCCAATTTCTCATTGGCTTAGATCCTTAGACAAtcttactgtccactacaccaccaattttGATGTCATCCACAACTCATGCCATTTACATTCTTATTCAAATTGTTAATGTATTTGACAAACAACAGAGCACCTGGCAATCTGAATAATGAGCTTCCATTACCCCTCTCTGACTGCTAATATCAAGCCAATTCAGTCTCCAATGGGCTAACTTGCCCTATATCCTTTCCAGGCAGCTTACCATGTGGGACCTCGTTAACACTATGTAGGAAACGTCTACAGCTCTTCTGACATCAATCTTCTTGGCCACCacgttctttaaaaaaaaactgctgactatctctaatcagtccttgcCTTTTTAAATGCTGGTAGGTCCTGTACCTCAGAATCTCTTTCAGTAACTTCCCACCAGTGAAGTTAGGCTCACCAGATGTTGATCCCTGGGTTGTCCTTCCACCCTTCAGTGaataaaggcacaacattaaTCTTCCTCTAGTCTTCCAGTACCTCACCCATGGCTATTGAAGACACAGCTGTCTATGCTGGAGGCCCCGCAGTTTTTTCCCCCCTATCTTTCCACAATACATTAGGATAATGGGCAGGCCCCAAGGATTTGTACACCTTAATATTCTTTATCACTACCAGTACCTGAGAGTAGACTGATTGGATGATAATTAGCCAGATTAATTTTGCTTTCTTTGTGGATAGGATGTACCTCGGCATTTTTCCCATGTTGTTGGGTAAATGTTAGCGTCGTGACTGTTTTGAAACAGCATGGTTGAGATACAGTTAGTTCTGGAGTGCAGCTAGGCACACTACAAATGAAAAAGGAGGTCGGTTGTCTCTGAATAAATACCCGGTTAGGTTCACCTTCTCATCTTAAGTTCTGAATAAATGTTTGGTGATATTTTGAGTACATATATTTAGTGGTTAGTTTGGTTGCACAGGTAAGTGCAGCAGTCATGTAGAATTAATTCAGGGTGtcacggtagcgtagcagtttgtgcaacgctgttacagcttggagttcaattccagtgtcctctaagaaagtttgtacgttcttcccaggtgctgtggtttcctcccacagttcacaTACCCACTGCTTTAGTAGGTAAAtttggtaattgtaaattgtcctgtgattaggctagggttaaataggcagGGTGCTAGGTGGTACGGCTCGTCGGGGCCCCAAGGGCCGGTTCCATGCTGTATCAAATAGTTTTTCTGCTCACTGAGATTGTGATTATAAAAACATTTAGGATACACTCTATTATCCAAAGTAATAAAGATGCGATGAGTAATACATATTACACTTATGTATTACTGTGTTATGAGCTGCATATTACACTTGTTAATGACTGACGAGAACCGATGACCGGAGTTCAGTGGCGTAGTAGTTTTGGTGTAAAACTGATCTTTAGGAAAAGACAAATTCAGATCCCACCATGAATATTTGAGGAATTTAATTCCACtttagaaaaacaaattaaatgtaAATATTGATCATTAAAAATTGATCCATACTTttgctaaaaaaaaaactcagctgGTTCTTTAAATCCAAATGCATTGAAGCTTAACCACCCTGAAGTAATGCTGAACTATTGTCTGGAGCTTCAAGAGCAGCTCTATCCCACCACTTTCTCAGCTGAATGCTAACAAATAGGATCCAACATTCGGAATGGATTCAATCTTACTCTTTTGAATTTGTTGGTGCCTCCCTTGGTTACCAGTTTAACCATATGGATATCATTACTGCTGATGGAAAGAATTAGGCATAAATTCAGACTATCGAACATCTGCGGCAGTGAATCGAGTGCTAGTTATGGAACACAGGCCATAAGACTTCAAAAACTTGGATGAGTGTTCATATTGTCATATAACTGACTTGTGATCAAAAACTTAAAAATGTTAGTCTCTGTCTATTTAATTTATACTTAAGTGATTTGTTGTTTTAAATCCTAGTGTGCAGGCACCATATGGTGCAGATTTTGAAGAACTGCAGGAAGAGGACTGTGTTGAACAAGATGGTGGTAAAGCtgggaagaaaaagaagaaaaagaaaaaatggaAGGATGAAGAATGTGAAGAGATAGCTAAGCAGACTGTGAGCTGCACAGAGTTGGATAAGAGTCCTACCAAACATGAAATGGAAAATGTTGAAGAGATTTTAGACAGTAAATCCAAAAAGAGAAAGCGAAGGACTGAGGAACCAAATACAGACACAGAAATCCATGAAGGAGATGCCAGTGATTGCCATAAATATAGCAAACcaattaaaaagaaaagaaaattttcTGAGAGTGAATCAGATACCACCAATTGTGCACAAGAACTAAAACgcaaaaagagaagaaaacaTGATTAGGAAAACTAATATCTATAAAATGCTGCAGAGATGCTTCCCACCTTAATGAAAATGTCGGAAGGAAGATGATTTTATTCTGAAGAAAAAGGAGTTTTGATTGAACACTTTATATAGTCATATAACATAATTTGCAACTTTTTATTTGATTTGCAGTTGCATATTTACCTTTCTAGCATATTTGTCAACATTTGCAAGGGCTTATATCACTTGATTATTACATCTGCTTGCTATTACAAAAGCTAACTGCTGTGATTCTGAAATGAgacaatgctggaaatattttctgcagcatctgcagagaaatGTGATTTAATCCTTTAACAGTGATCTTGCATCAAATTTGGTTTCACGATTTCAAACAAGTGAAACCCAATTTATTTATAAATTTATTGGAACTATGCCTTGTTGGTAATTGAATAAATCTGCATATTTTCATGCAGATCAGTGACATCCGTTCATAATAAAAGCAAAGATTGCTGTAAGcaattggcaggtcaggcagcatctagggaacaTCAGTTCTGATTGATTCTTTGACCTTAaagatgttaactctgtttctctacaCAGATGCTGTCTAATTCTGtcactttttatttcagatttccagcagttaTTTGATTTTAATTGATCGTTATACTGTTCACTTGTACAAGGTAAAAATGCTGTGCTGAAACAAATGGATTGTCCTATGTAATATTTTTACTGCAGTAATTTTTTCTCTTACAAATAAACACTTAGTTTTGACTGCCAGTTTAAAGTCAAGTATTAAGAAAACAATATATTAGTTTGCAACTGGAGTGAAGTTCGAGAAGTACCTCATTGTAGCCTTAAATTATCTCTATGATCTGTAAAACAAGTAATTCATCATCCATATTTTACAGCTTCCCCTTTAAAAATGATTTGAAGTTTGTTGAGGTATCATCCAATAGTTTTGACCATTCTGAGCCTACTACATGTTATTGCAAATAATATTTAATTAATCTGTTTAATTATTCTGTTTTTCTCCAGCATCTCAATATTCCAGGAAAATCTTTTTAACCTTTGTCTTTGCAGTGAGCAAAGGAATCATCATTACACCTCTAATCACTTTTACGTGAGAATTCTTTCTCTCCTCTATTTTTAAAGTCCTTTTAAACACTTGGTTGAAATTATGTGTTGTTATTTGCTCTATTTATATATGCTCTTTCATGTTCGGTGAAATCATTGAGTTATGTATATTGTGGCCTGTCCTCATTTGCTGTTGATTGCATCCATATGTACTGAGATTTTAAGACAAGACTGAAACAGAACTTGCAGCAATGTTGCTCATAGTTGAATACATTGGACTGAATATATTGAATACAGGGAATGGAAGAATATGGATAAGCAAATTTGTTTAGATTAATTTCATACCTGATTGGCACAGACATCATGgctgaaaggcctactcctgtactgttctatattctatgtcgtTAATTGTGGGGAAAAATTACAGCAATTGAAATGACCAATGCAAGAGTGAattaaagattcaagattattcaatgtcatttccagtatacaagtgtaaaggagaatgcgTAATTATTACTCAGATCCATTGCAGgacaacaaaaaaaattaagattTAAAATAACACCAtaataaaagcacaataaatataaatgcatgagATGACTTATATACATTAACAGTAAGTCCATTAAGTGATGCTGTTTTGCTGAGACTCATAATTATCACTAAGCTATTATGCACAGAATCACTTTATTTTTCAGAGCTGTATACATGACACAAGTAACTAACTAAATCCCgggtttttttttaacatgaCTTGGATTTTTTTTCTGAAGTGTTCAGAGTAGGTGACCTGGTTTAGTTAAATATTTAAGATTAATGAAAATCAAAACAAACTGCTCTGCCTACTGAGTGCAGAATTTTGGGCTTTTATTTCAGTGGAATGTTGTTGCCTTAGACTATGGCAATTATTCTATAGTGCTTAATGAAACTAGGCAAGATCTGTGAGGAACTGACAATCAGGTGGTTGCCAACAGACAGAATGGACACAAATATGATACCCATAACTTGAGGAGTATCAGTAAGTATATATTAGTAACAAGATCTTTTACTTGAATCCACGGTAAAGTAATGGAAAATTGAAAAGCAATTGGAATCTTTTGAGGTTTGTATGTAGATGGAGAGCAGGGAAACACGGAATGAGAAATACAAAAGAAGGTGATTTGCATTGAGTACGAAGCCAAGTCTGATTTATTGTAGTACATAAACCCATGATCCTTAAATTGTTGAAACAATATATAAAGCTTTTAACCATGAGCACAGATTGAATTCTGAGtggttaaaaaaatatatattgctTTCTGTTACAGTACTCATTATCAATTTCCGA of the Mobula birostris isolate sMobBir1 chromosome 3, sMobBir1.hap1, whole genome shotgun sequence genome contains:
- the polr1f gene encoding DNA-directed RNA polymerase I subunit RPA43; amino-acid sequence: MATTAVVASPLLASGASLSFTDACSLIQSPHSCLMLDTCRRHLALCPLYLNRKRSGIERQLKTELFRFSERSHQCCSLVPEDIFDDPAKTGETHTGLQGVPVAYNKIRLIGELGDIFDDQGYIHVNIEADFVIFRPNIGQKLVGMVNKVAPSHIGCLVHGCFNASIPKPHHANGVWPGFEVTVGDTLEFEVVQLDADAAGVLCIRGRLDKSVQAPYGADFEELQEEDCVEQDGGKAGKKKKKKKKWKDEECEEIAKQTVSCTELDKSPTKHEMENVEEILDSKSKKRKRRTEEPNTDTEIHEGDASDCHKYSKPIKKKRKFSESESDTTNCAQELKRKKRRKHD